GGCGAGGGATTCGGTGAGGGTGGTCTTCCCGGCTCCGCCGGCTCCGATCAGGGCCACGTTGCGAAGCCGGTCGGGTTCTTCGACGGTCGGTGCGGGGGTGTGGGTGCTAGCCCGGTCCGGCATGGCTGGTCTCCTGCCGTGTGGTGCCCGAAGGCGGTCCGGGAGGTGCGCTGTGGCATCTCGATCACACCGCGTGTGCGCGGAAGTGCCCTGCGTGAGGGCCAGTTGAGCGAAGACCTGCTCGCGGGCGTGGGGCGGCGGAGCTCGCGAACGGCGTGGATACCATTGTCCAGCCGGGCGGGCGGATCCGCTCGGCCGCCTCCCGGCCATCGTCGCCGGGGGTGGATTCCGGTGAGGGGAGCGGTCGGGAAGGCCATGCTCAACAAGTACGCGCGTGCCTTCTTCACACGTGTCCTGACGCCGTTCGCCGCCATGCTGCTGCGCTGGGGCGTGAGCCCGGACGCGGTGACGCTGATCGGGACGGCCGGGTCGGTGGCCGGAGCGCTGGTGTTCTTCCCGCGCGGGGAGTTCTTCTGGGGCACCATCACCATCACCCTTTTCATCTTCTCCGACCTGGTCGACGGCAACATGGCCCGCCAGGCCGGGCGCTCCAGCAAGTGGGGCGCGTTCCTGGACTCGACGCTGGACCGGGTCGCCGACGCGGCGATCTTCGGCGGTCTGGCGATGTGGTACGCCGGCAGCGGGAACAACGACCTGCTCTGCGCGGTGGCGCTGTTCTGCCTGGCCAGCGGTCAGGTGGTGTCGTACACCAAGGCCCGCGGCGAGAGCCTGGGCTTCCCGGTGAACGTGTCCGGGCTGGTGGAGCGGGCCGAGCGGCTGGTGATCAGCCTGGTCGCGGCCGGCGTCTCCGGCCTGCACGCCTTCGGCCTGCCGTACGTGGAGTGGCTGCTGCCGTTCGCCCTGTGGGTGGTCGCGGCGGGCAGCCTGGTGACGGTGCTGCAGCGGATGCTGACGGTCCGTCGGGAGGCCTTCGAACAGGAGCAGGTGGGGGCACGGTGAAGGACCGGTTGGTCGAGTCGGCGTACGCGCTGGGCTGGTCGGCGGTGAAGCACCTGCCCGAGCCGGCCGCCCGCGGGCTGTTCAACCAGCTCGCGGACTACGCCTGGCGGCGGCGGGGCAAGCGGGTCCTCCAGTTGGAGGCCAACCTGCGCCGGGTGCACCCGGAGGCGGACGCCGCCGCGCTGCGGGAGCTGTCCCGGGCCGGGATGCGCTCCTACCTGCGGTACTGGATGGAGTCGTTCCGGCTGTCGACCTGGAGCCTGGAGCGGATCGCCGCGGCCATGCCGGCCAAGGGCCTGGAGCCGCTCAACGAGGCGATGGCGGCCGGCCGGGGCGCGATCCTCGCGCTGCCGCACATGGCCAACTGGGACCTGGCCGGCGCCTGGATCGCCTCGGCCGGCGGGTACCCGTTCACCACGGTCGCCGAGCGGCTGAAGCCCGAGGGGCTGTTCGACCGGTTCGTGGCGTACCGGGAGGGCCTGGGGATGGAGGTGCTGGCGCTGACCGGCTCCGACGTCTCGGTGATCGGCACCCTGGCCCGCCGGCTGCGCGAGGGCAAGCTGGTCTGCCTGGTCGGCGACCGCGACCTGTCCGAGGCCGGGATCCCGGTGGAGTTCTTCGGCGAGCGGACCCGGATGCCGGCCGGCCCCGCCGCGCTGGCCCAGCGCACCGGCGCCGCGCTGTTCCCGGTGTCGCTCTGGTACGACGGGCCGCTGATGCACGCCGAGGTGCACCCGGAGATCCCGGTCCCCGCGGAGGGCGACCGCCGGGAGCGGACCGCCGCGATGACACAGGCCCTGGCCGACGTGTGGGAGGGCGCGATCCGCGAGCACTCGGCGGACTGGCACATGCTGCAGAAGCTGTGGCTGGCCGACCTCACCCCGCGCCCGGACCGCCCGGCGGCTCCGGCCACCGCGGGCCCGGAGGCCGCCGCGGCGGGTCCCGGGGCCGCGCCCGGCGCGGTGGCGCGCGAGGACGGCGAGCCGGTGGGGGGCGAGCGGTGAAGATCGGAATCGTCTGCCCGTACGACTGGGACGTCCCCGGCGGGGTGCAGTTCCACATCCGGGACCTGGCCGAGCACCTGATCCGGCTCGGGCACGAGGTGTCGGTGCTGGCGCCCGCCGAGGACGAGGAGGCGCTGCCGCCGTACGTGGTCTCGGCCGGGCGCGCGGTCGCCGTGCCGTACAACGGCTCGGTGGCGCGGCTGAGCTTCGGCATCCTCTCCGCGGCCCGGGTGCGGCGCTGGCTGCACGACGGCCGGTTCGACATCCTGCACGTCCACGAGCCGGCCTCGCCGAGCCTGTCGATGCTGGCCGCCTGGTCCGCCTCCGGTCCGATGGTCGGCACCTTCCACACCTCCAACCCGCGGTCGCGGGCGATGATCGCCGCCTCGCCGATCCTCCAGCCGGGCCTGGAGAAGATGAGCGCCCGGATCGCGGTCAGCGAGTACGCCCGCCGCACCCTGGTCGAGCACCTCGGCGGCGACGCGGTGGTGATCCCCAACGGCGTGGACGTCCGGTTCTTCGCCGACGCCGAGCCCGACCCGCGCTGGCAGGGCCACGCGCTGGACGGCAGCCCCGGCACGATCGGCTTCATCGGCCGGATCAACGAGCCGCGCAAGGGCCTGCCGACGCTGCTGGCCGCGCTGCCGCGGATCCTCGCCGAGCGGCCGGGCGTCCGGCTGCTGGTGGCCGGCAAGGGCGACCAGGAGGAGGCCGTCCAGGGGCTCGCGCCCGAGGTGCGGGCGCAGGTGGAGTTCCTCGGGATGGTGTCCGACGAGGAGAAGGCGCGGCTGCTGCGCAGCGTCGACCTCTACGTGGCGCCGAACACCGGCGGCGAGAGCTTCGGGATCATCCTGGTCGAGGCGATGTCGGCGGGCGCGCCGGTGCTGGCCAGCGACCTGGACGCGTTCCGGCAGGTGCTGGACGGCGGGGACGCGGGGGAGCTGTTCCCGATCGAGGACGCCCAGGCGCTGGCGCAGTCGGCGGTGAAGCTGCTGGGGAACCCGCAGCGGCTGGGCGAGCTGCGGGAGGCCGCGGCCAAGCATGTGCGGCGGTTCGACTGGGAGACGGTGGGGGCGGACATCCTGTCCGTCTACGAGACCGTCACCGACGGCCGCCCGCCGGTCGCCGACGTCGAGCCCACGGGCTGGCGCGGACGCCTGGGCCTGGGGAGCTGACCGCCGGGGAGTCGACCGCCGGGGAGCTGAGCGCGGCGGGGACGCCCCGGTGGTCTACGGTGTGCCCGTAGATCCCGTACGACCCCCGGGGGTATCCCATGCCGCAGATCGCCGTCGACTACTCGGAGCGGCTGGCCGACCGGTTCGACCGGCGGGGGTTCGGGGTGGCGGTGAACCGGCTGGCGGTGGAGCTGATCGGGGCGACGCCGAACTCCTGCAAGCTGCGGTTCCGGCGGGTCGAGGAGCCGGTGGTCGGGGCCGACCCGGACACCTACGCGCTGGTGTTCGTAGAGTTCCAGATCTTCCCCGGCCGCACCCCGGAGGCCAAGGTGGCGCTGAGCGAGGCGGT
The window above is part of the Kitasatospora sp. HUAS MG31 genome. Proteins encoded here:
- the pgsA gene encoding phosphatidylinositol phosphate synthase, encoding MLNKYARAFFTRVLTPFAAMLLRWGVSPDAVTLIGTAGSVAGALVFFPRGEFFWGTITITLFIFSDLVDGNMARQAGRSSKWGAFLDSTLDRVADAAIFGGLAMWYAGSGNNDLLCAVALFCLASGQVVSYTKARGESLGFPVNVSGLVERAERLVISLVAAGVSGLHAFGLPYVEWLLPFALWVVAAGSLVTVLQRMLTVRREAFEQEQVGAR
- a CDS encoding phosphatidylinositol mannoside acyltransferase, yielding MKDRLVESAYALGWSAVKHLPEPAARGLFNQLADYAWRRRGKRVLQLEANLRRVHPEADAAALRELSRAGMRSYLRYWMESFRLSTWSLERIAAAMPAKGLEPLNEAMAAGRGAILALPHMANWDLAGAWIASAGGYPFTTVAERLKPEGLFDRFVAYREGLGMEVLALTGSDVSVIGTLARRLREGKLVCLVGDRDLSEAGIPVEFFGERTRMPAGPAALAQRTGAALFPVSLWYDGPLMHAEVHPEIPVPAEGDRRERTAAMTQALADVWEGAIREHSADWHMLQKLWLADLTPRPDRPAAPATAGPEAAAAGPGAAPGAVAREDGEPVGGER
- a CDS encoding glycosyltransferase family 4 protein → MKIGIVCPYDWDVPGGVQFHIRDLAEHLIRLGHEVSVLAPAEDEEALPPYVVSAGRAVAVPYNGSVARLSFGILSAARVRRWLHDGRFDILHVHEPASPSLSMLAAWSASGPMVGTFHTSNPRSRAMIAASPILQPGLEKMSARIAVSEYARRTLVEHLGGDAVVIPNGVDVRFFADAEPDPRWQGHALDGSPGTIGFIGRINEPRKGLPTLLAALPRILAERPGVRLLVAGKGDQEEAVQGLAPEVRAQVEFLGMVSDEEKARLLRSVDLYVAPNTGGESFGIILVEAMSAGAPVLASDLDAFRQVLDGGDAGELFPIEDAQALAQSAVKLLGNPQRLGELREAAAKHVRRFDWETVGADILSVYETVTDGRPPVADVEPTGWRGRLGLGS
- a CDS encoding 5-carboxymethyl-2-hydroxymuconate Delta-isomerase; translation: MPQIAVDYSERLADRFDRRGFGVAVNRLAVELIGATPNSCKLRFRRVEEPVVGADPDTYALVFVEFQIFPGRTPEAKVALSEAVLAALPGYLAEEPGAAPVQAAVNIMDIDRDCYRGTTLDAPAARSGVR